One segment of Clostridium botulinum DNA contains the following:
- a CDS encoding NUDIX hydrolase has translation MDELLDIYDKNGEKTGVIKKRGAKLQDGEFNFAIELWVINSKNEILIQKRAACRKVLPNIWGMTTGYIKSGEDTQNGCIREAKEEIDLEILKEDLNLICNLTHGNTMWDVFAVKKDYDISRAVLQKEEVSEIKWVSINEFKEMINNGKAFKYSEIYDILNKIQEILMV, from the coding sequence ATGGACGAGTTGTTAGATATATATGATAAGAATGGTGAAAAAACTGGAGTCATAAAAAAAAGAGGGGCTAAGTTACAAGACGGAGAATTTAATTTTGCAATTGAATTATGGGTGATAAATAGTAAGAATGAAATATTAATTCAAAAAAGAGCTGCATGTAGAAAAGTATTACCAAATATTTGGGGTATGACAACTGGGTACATAAAAAGTGGAGAGGATACTCAAAATGGATGTATAAGAGAGGCTAAAGAAGAAATAGATTTAGAAATACTGAAAGAGGATTTAAATCTTATATGTAATTTAACACATGGAAATACTATGTGGGATGTGTTTGCAGTAAAAAAAGATTATGATATATCAAGAGCAGTTTTACAAAAAGAAGAAGTTAGCGAGATTAAATGGGTATCTATTAATGAATTTAAGGAAATGATAAACAATGGTAAAGCCTTTAAATACTCAGAAATATATGATATTTTAAATAAAATACAAGAAATATTAATGGTATAA
- a CDS encoding MATE family efflux transporter, translating to METITKNKMGIKPVFPLLMSMSFPPMISMLVQALYNIIDSMFVARISEDALTAVSLAFPLQNFIIAVAVGTGVGINSYISRKLGEESFDDANNAVTHGLILAFISWIGFIILGVLAIKPFFNLFTNSENIVNLGCSYSYVVVIFSFGSLIHIAIEKVLQSTGEMLYPMMLQIFGAAMNIILDPIMIFGLFGFPALGIKGAAIATVISQISAMSLAVIILVFKKHHVKIKTNNFKFSFPLVREIYTVGFPSILMLSLDSILVMGLNAILVNFSNLAVSLFGIYFKLQTFVFMPIKGLTQGAMPIMGYNYGSNNRQRLISTLKSSLIVSIIIMILGNILFAVFPDKLLMLFNASEEMLSLGTVALRVISISYVAASFNFIFPTLFQSVGNGLYSSVISLMRQLIVILPISYILSKSMGLMGVWISFPIAEIISAIISVLLFIRIYKKEPIFKK from the coding sequence ATGGAAACAATAACGAAAAATAAAATGGGAATAAAACCTGTATTTCCACTATTGATGTCAATGTCTTTTCCACCAATGATCTCAATGCTTGTACAAGCTCTCTATAATATTATTGATAGTATGTTTGTTGCTAGAATAAGTGAAGATGCATTAACTGCAGTTTCTCTAGCTTTTCCACTTCAAAATTTTATTATAGCCGTTGCTGTTGGTACTGGCGTAGGTATAAATTCTTATATTTCTCGTAAATTAGGAGAAGAAAGTTTTGATGATGCAAATAATGCAGTAACTCATGGATTAATTCTTGCTTTCATAAGTTGGATAGGATTTATTATTTTAGGTGTTCTTGCAATAAAACCTTTTTTTAATTTATTTACAAATTCAGAAAATATAGTCAACTTGGGTTGCAGTTATTCATATGTAGTTGTTATTTTTTCTTTTGGTTCATTAATACATATTGCAATAGAAAAAGTATTACAATCTACTGGTGAAATGCTTTATCCAATGATGCTGCAAATATTTGGTGCTGCTATGAATATAATACTTGATCCAATTATGATATTTGGATTATTTGGATTTCCTGCATTAGGAATTAAAGGTGCTGCTATAGCTACTGTAATTTCACAAATTAGTGCTATGTCTTTAGCTGTTATTATTTTAGTATTTAAAAAACATCACGTCAAAATTAAAACTAATAACTTTAAATTCAGTTTCCCTCTTGTTAGAGAAATATATACAGTAGGATTTCCTTCAATATTAATGCTATCATTAGACTCTATTTTAGTTATGGGCTTAAATGCTATACTAGTTAACTTCTCCAATTTGGCAGTATCGTTATTTGGTATTTATTTTAAATTACAGACCTTTGTATTTATGCCTATAAAAGGGTTAACTCAAGGTGCAATGCCTATAATGGGCTATAATTATGGATCTAATAACAGGCAACGTTTAATTAGCACTTTAAAATCAAGTTTAATTGTATCTATAATTATTATGATACTTGGTAATATATTATTTGCTGTATTCCCAGATAAACTACTTATGTTATTTAATGCGTCTGAGGAAATGCTTTCTCTTGGAACTGTTGCATTACGTGTGATAAGCATTAGCTATGTTGCAGCATCATTTAATTTTATATTTCCTACATTATTTCAATCTGTTGGAAATGGACTTTACAGCTCAGTTATATCATTAATGCGTCAACTTATTGTTATATTGCCTATTTCATATATATTATCGAAATCAATGGGACTTATGGGTGTTTGGATTTCATTCCCTATTGCAGAGATAATATCCGCTATAATTTCAGTTTTATTATTTATTCGTATATATAAAAAAGAACCTATATTTAAAAAATAA
- the gshAB gene encoding bifunctional glutamate--cysteine ligase GshA/glutathione synthetase GshB: MLKYIKEKVTINQLLKANYGIEREMLRVNEEGQLSLKEHPKVFGDKINNPYITTDFSESQIEMITPVFDTVEEVHKFISSLYDIVSQEIGEEYLWPQSMPCLIPDGSEIPIAKYNEGSKGKEAKLYREKLIHKYGGKKQLISGIHYNFSFNEELIKVLYKEYGVKGTYKTFKNNIYLKVARNYLRYRWLIIYLLGASPVLHDTYMENNKNEFKKIGSDTLSNNKATSYRNGKYGYRNNIELFPNYHSVDDYIESLKAFVNDGVIDSYKELYSQIRLKPKNNDDFFNSLLDDGINYLEYRTIDVNPFEKSGIALDDLYFLQIFNIFLLLKEESDYETWQQEALENQNIISNFGQSNAELKRDGTSISKDKWALELLEEIKNLNSELKLGKENVIDSMIDKVNNSNLTYSYRILEKIKNQGYVNGFLNLSKKYKKDAYNNRFKFNLYEDLELSTQILIKEAIKRGIKFNIIDRIDNFISLQKGAKVEYIKQATKTSKDNYISVLIMENKVVTKKVLENNSINVPRGYEFTSLDEAISMVEEFINRPIVVKPKSTNFGIGISIFTEKSHKEDVICALKIAFKHDDTVLVEEFIRGKEYRFLVINDEVEGILHRVPANVIGDSVSSIRTLVEIKNQDPLRGYHYRTPLEKINLDENARLFLKQQNKDFDYIPKKDEIVYLRENSNISTGGDSIDYTDDIPEKFKNIAIQCAKAVNAKICGVDMIIEDYRDENSQYAIIELNFNPAIHIHSYPYKGTERNIAVKILDLLGFI, from the coding sequence ATGTTAAAGTATATTAAAGAAAAAGTTACTATAAATCAATTGTTAAAAGCAAATTATGGAATTGAAAGAGAAATGTTAAGAGTTAATGAAGAAGGACAGCTATCATTAAAGGAACATCCAAAAGTTTTTGGAGATAAGATAAATAATCCTTATATAACCACTGATTTTTCGGAAAGCCAAATAGAAATGATAACTCCAGTATTTGATACTGTAGAGGAAGTTCATAAATTTATAAGTTCACTTTATGATATTGTATCGCAAGAAATTGGAGAAGAATATTTATGGCCACAATCTATGCCATGCTTAATTCCTGATGGAAGTGAAATACCTATTGCTAAATATAATGAAGGTTCTAAAGGAAAAGAAGCAAAACTATACAGAGAAAAATTAATACACAAATACGGAGGAAAAAAACAACTTATTTCTGGCATACATTATAACTTTTCATTTAATGAGGAACTAATAAAAGTCTTGTATAAAGAGTATGGGGTAAAAGGTACTTATAAAACTTTTAAAAATAATATTTATCTAAAAGTTGCAAGAAATTATCTTAGATACAGATGGCTAATAATATACCTTTTAGGAGCTAGTCCTGTTTTACATGATACATATATGGAAAATAACAAGAATGAATTTAAAAAAATAGGATCAGACACATTATCTAATAATAAAGCTACATCTTATAGAAATGGAAAATATGGATATAGAAACAATATAGAGCTATTTCCAAATTATCATAGTGTAGATGATTATATTGAAAGCTTAAAAGCATTTGTAAATGATGGGGTTATTGATAGTTATAAGGAATTATATAGTCAAATAAGATTAAAGCCTAAGAATAATGATGATTTTTTTAATTCTCTACTAGATGATGGAATAAACTATTTGGAATATAGAACTATAGATGTAAATCCTTTTGAAAAGAGCGGTATAGCTTTAGATGATTTATATTTTCTTCAAATATTTAATATATTTTTATTATTAAAAGAAGAAAGTGACTATGAAACTTGGCAACAAGAAGCATTGGAAAATCAAAATATTATATCAAATTTTGGACAAAGCAATGCTGAATTAAAAAGAGATGGAACATCTATATCAAAAGATAAATGGGCATTAGAATTGTTAGAAGAGATTAAAAACTTAAATAGTGAACTTAAACTTGGAAAAGAAAATGTTATAGATTCTATGATTGATAAAGTTAATAATAGTAATCTTACATATTCATATAGGATACTTGAAAAAATAAAAAATCAAGGATATGTTAATGGATTTTTAAACTTATCAAAGAAATATAAAAAAGATGCATATAATAATAGATTTAAATTTAATCTATATGAAGATTTAGAATTATCTACTCAAATTTTGATAAAAGAAGCAATAAAAAGAGGTATTAAATTTAATATTATAGATCGAATAGATAATTTTATTTCACTTCAAAAAGGTGCAAAGGTAGAGTATATAAAACAAGCAACTAAAACATCAAAAGACAATTATATTAGTGTTTTGATAATGGAAAATAAAGTGGTTACAAAAAAAGTACTTGAAAATAATAGCATTAATGTACCAAGAGGATATGAGTTTACATCATTGGATGAAGCTATAAGTATGGTAGAGGAATTTATCAATAGACCAATAGTTGTAAAACCTAAATCTACTAATTTTGGTATAGGAATAAGTATATTTACAGAAAAAAGCCATAAAGAAGATGTTATATGTGCATTAAAAATAGCATTTAAGCATGATGATACAGTCTTAGTAGAAGAATTTATAAGAGGAAAAGAATATAGATTTCTAGTAATAAATGATGAAGTTGAAGGAATATTACATAGAGTGCCAGCTAATGTTATTGGTGATAGCGTAAGTAGTATAAGAACTTTAGTAGAAATAAAAAATCAAGATCCATTAAGAGGATATCATTATAGAACACCATTAGAAAAAATAAATTTAGATGAAAATGCAAGATTATTTCTTAAACAACAAAATAAAGACTTTGACTATATCCCTAAAAAAGATGAAATAGTATATTTAAGAGAAAATTCTAATATAAGTACAGGAGGAGATAGTATAGATTATACTGATGATATACCAGAAAAATTTAAAAATATAGCAATACAATGTGCAAAAGCAGTAAATGCAAAAATATGTGGAGTTGATATGATTATAGAAGATTATAGAGATGAAAATTCACAATATGCAATAATTGAACTTAATTTTAATCCAGCAATACATATTCATTCTTATCCATATAAAGGCACGGAAAGAAATATAGCTGTAAAAATACTAGATTTATTAGGGTTTATTTAA
- a CDS encoding MATE family efflux transporter, with the protein MKRIDLTKGKVISVLTALAIPIMGSSLLQFTYNLIDMLWVGRLGSNAVASIGSSSFYIGLGYSINALVIIGCGIKVAHAIGEKDDRNIKEYINAGLFINLIIGFIFIVSIIFLGKNFINYLNLNNPIVERDSYTYLLISGPTMVIAFFNLLYARILGSFGNNKLAFNINAIGIIINIILDPILIYTFKLGVLGAALATLVANIVMFFMYIFRCKEILKYNFKYKLDYKKVIEIVKLGFPMSLQRVLFTIINIILARIISRFGTDAIAAQKIGLQIESITYMVVGGLNGAISSFTGQNFGAKKYNRINEGYNNALKIGIIYSFIMTVLFLFFNIPIIKLFIRDEATIIISSSYLKIIAFSQIFSTIEMVSNGLFTGVGKPKIPAMISIVFTVLRIPMALIFIEKFGLNGVWISISLSSILKGIMAYLLYMLKVRKEFRDVKVY; encoded by the coding sequence ATGAAAAGAATAGATTTAACAAAAGGTAAAGTTATTTCTGTATTAACAGCATTAGCTATACCTATTATGGGAAGTTCACTTCTCCAATTTACCTATAATTTAATAGACATGTTATGGGTAGGGCGACTTGGAAGTAATGCAGTTGCAAGTATAGGATCATCAAGTTTTTATATAGGACTTGGATATTCTATAAATGCTTTGGTTATTATTGGGTGTGGAATAAAAGTTGCACATGCTATAGGTGAAAAAGATGATAGAAATATAAAAGAATATATAAATGCAGGACTTTTTATTAATCTGATAATTGGATTTATTTTTATAGTATCTATAATATTTTTAGGAAAGAATTTTATAAATTATTTAAATTTAAACAATCCAATTGTTGAAAGAGATTCATATACATATCTATTAATAAGTGGGCCAACTATGGTTATTGCCTTTTTTAATTTATTATATGCAAGGATATTAGGGAGTTTTGGCAATAACAAACTAGCCTTTAATATAAATGCAATAGGAATAATTATAAACATAATTTTAGATCCAATACTTATTTATACATTTAAATTAGGAGTACTTGGAGCAGCATTAGCAACTTTAGTTGCCAATATAGTTATGTTTTTTATGTATATTTTCAGATGTAAGGAAATTTTAAAATATAATTTTAAATATAAATTAGATTATAAAAAAGTAATAGAAATAGTAAAATTGGGATTTCCAATGTCTCTTCAAAGAGTATTATTTACTATTATAAATATAATACTTGCACGAATTATAAGCAGATTTGGAACAGATGCAATAGCTGCTCAAAAAATAGGACTTCAAATAGAATCTATAACGTATATGGTTGTAGGAGGATTAAATGGAGCTATTTCTAGTTTTACAGGTCAAAACTTTGGGGCAAAAAAATATAATAGGATAAATGAAGGATATAATAATGCACTGAAGATAGGTATTATATATTCATTTATAATGACTGTATTATTTTTATTTTTTAATATACCAATAATTAAGTTGTTTATTAGGGATGAAGCTACAATAATTATAAGCTCATCTTATCTAAAAATTATTGCTTTTTCACAAATTTTCAGCACAATAGAAATGGTTTCTAATGGACTGTTTACAGGAGTAGGAAAACCTAAAATACCAGCAATGATTAGCATAGTATTTACTGTGTTGAGAATACCTATGGCACTTATTTTTATAGAAAAATTTGGCCTGAATGGAGTTTGGATTAGTATATCATTATCTAGTATTTTAAAAGGCATAATGGCATATTTATTGTATATGTTAAAGGTAAGAAAGGAATTTAGAGATGTTAAAGTATATTAA
- a CDS encoding GntR family transcriptional regulator, which yields MIKVDPRSSTPIYEQVELRIKELILKGALNEGEKLPSVRELSSILTINPNTISKAYRELEREGIIETLRGKGTFITNNIKSTTDLKKLEKIKEELKNLILQASYVSIDKEKFLNIVQVIFDELGGKDRDSGK from the coding sequence ATGATAAAGGTTGATCCAAGGAGCAGTACTCCTATATATGAACAAGTTGAGCTTAGAATTAAGGAATTAATTCTAAAAGGAGCTCTAAATGAAGGCGAAAAATTACCATCAGTAAGAGAACTATCATCTATATTAACTATAAATCCTAATACTATAAGTAAAGCTTACAGGGAATTAGAGAGAGAGGGGATTATAGAAACATTGAGGGGAAAGGGAACATTTATAACTAATAATATAAAATCAACTACTGACTTAAAAAAATTAGAGAAAATTAAAGAAGAGTTAAAGAATTTAATTTTACAGGCAAGTTATGTTTCAATCGATAAAGAGAAATTTTTAAATATAGTACAAGTAATATTTGATGAATTAGGAGGAAAAGATCGTGATTCAGGTAAATAA
- a CDS encoding ABC transporter ATP-binding protein, producing MIQVNNLSFKIDDKEILNDINLNINEGKIFGIIGPNGVGKSTLLRCLSGIYKTSEGEVKYNDENVYDNPKVKENIGFVADENTFFYNFKVKEVLKYYEYAYKNFDINRFNELNEIFKLPLNKFVFQFSKGMKMRLSLALAFSIKAKYLILDEPTSGLDPIVKNKLLKIFIDEVANNNATIIISSHHLGELERICDEVAILDEGKVSYKNSIESMKNKIKKIQVAFDKPTYEEDLNLKGIFKISKVGRVFTIITDQYDEEFRKALNKFNPLFMEEIDLSLEDIFIYKVDKEENNEKIFK from the coding sequence GTGATTCAGGTAAATAACTTATCTTTTAAGATAGATGATAAAGAAATTTTAAATGATATTAATTTAAATATAAATGAAGGAAAAATATTTGGAATAATTGGTCCTAATGGAGTAGGTAAATCTACGTTGCTTAGATGCTTAAGTGGAATTTACAAGACAAGTGAAGGCGAAGTTAAATATAATGATGAAAATGTATATGATAATCCAAAGGTTAAAGAAAATATTGGATTTGTAGCAGATGAAAATACATTTTTTTATAATTTTAAAGTTAAAGAAGTATTAAAATACTATGAGTATGCCTATAAAAATTTTGATATTAATAGATTTAATGAATTGAATGAAATATTTAAATTACCATTAAATAAATTTGTATTTCAATTTTCAAAAGGAATGAAGATGAGACTATCATTAGCATTAGCATTTTCAATCAAAGCAAAATATTTAATATTAGATGAACCAACATCTGGACTTGATCCAATAGTCAAAAATAAACTTTTAAAAATATTTATTGATGAAGTAGCTAATAATAATGCAACTATTATAATTAGTTCTCATCATCTTGGAGAATTAGAAAGAATATGTGATGAAGTGGCTATATTGGATGAAGGAAAAGTTTCGTATAAAAATTCTATTGAAAGTATGAAAAATAAAATAAAGAAAATACAAGTAGCATTTGATAAGCCAACATATGAAGAAGATTTAAATTTAAAAGGAATATTTAAGATATCTAAAGTTGGACGAGTATTTACAATTATAACAGATCAATATGATGAAGAGTTCAGAAAAGCTTTAAACAAGTTTAATCCATTATTTATGGAAGAAATAGATTTAAGCTTAGAAGATATCTTTATTTACAAGGTAGATAAGGAGGAAAACAATGAAAAGATATTTAAATAA
- a CDS encoding aldehyde dehydrogenase, which translates to MTYKELGLKDVDYILKKHNEFFECGETKNIKFRIKQLNLLKNGIKRYENNIYKALNLDLGKNEFESYATEIGFILSSIEYSIKNLKSWSKCKNVKTPIYLLPSKSFKMYEPYGTVLIMGPYNYPFQLLFEPLIGAISAGNCAVIKPSELSPNVSKVISKIIFETFNENYIRCIEGGIETNTALINSNFDYIFFTGSINVGKTVMRAAADNLTPVTLELGGKSPVIIDESANIKVVAKRIIWGKTLNAGQTCVAPDYVLVHASIKDRLIKEMKKAIQEFYGTDPEKSTDFGRIINEKHFKRIKNIIDNDKEFIVYGGKTNYKTNYIEPTIMDITSFECTCMQEEIFGPILPVISYNELNEVIRKTKKLPKPLALYVFTNNKSTENKVLSEISSGGACVNDVITHLVNPNLPFGGVGSSGIGSYHGYNSFLTFSHEKSVLKKSDKLDITLLFPPYNKRKLNIIKKFMK; encoded by the coding sequence ATGACATATAAAGAACTTGGTTTGAAAGACGTAGATTATATACTTAAAAAACATAATGAGTTTTTTGAATGTGGAGAAACTAAAAATATTAAATTTAGAATAAAACAACTTAATTTACTCAAAAATGGAATAAAAAGATATGAAAATAATATTTATAAAGCACTAAATTTAGATTTGGGAAAAAATGAATTTGAATCATACGCAACAGAGATAGGATTTATATTATCAAGTATTGAATATTCAATAAAAAATTTAAAAAGTTGGTCAAAGTGTAAAAATGTTAAAACACCAATTTATTTATTACCATCTAAAAGTTTTAAAATGTATGAACCTTATGGAACAGTGTTAATTATGGGGCCATATAATTATCCATTTCAACTTTTATTTGAACCATTGATTGGAGCAATATCAGCAGGAAACTGTGCAGTAATTAAGCCATCAGAGCTTTCACCTAATGTTTCTAAAGTAATTAGTAAGATAATCTTTGAAACTTTTAATGAAAATTATATTAGATGTATCGAAGGGGGAATAGAAACCAATACTGCCTTAATAAACTCTAATTTTGATTATATATTTTTTACTGGAAGTATTAATGTTGGAAAAACAGTTATGAGAGCAGCAGCAGATAATTTAACTCCAGTAACTCTAGAATTAGGTGGAAAAAGTCCAGTTATAATAGACGAAAGCGCAAATATAAAAGTTGTGGCTAAAAGGATTATATGGGGAAAAACATTAAATGCTGGGCAAACATGTGTGGCACCAGACTATGTTTTAGTTCATGCATCTATTAAGGATAGACTTATTAAAGAAATGAAAAAAGCTATACAAGAATTTTATGGTACAGATCCAGAAAAAAGTACTGACTTTGGAAGAATAATTAATGAAAAACACTTTAAACGTATAAAGAATATTATTGATAATGATAAAGAATTTATAGTCTATGGTGGTAAGACAAATTATAAAACTAATTATATAGAACCAACAATTATGGATATTACATCTTTTGAATGTACTTGCATGCAAGAAGAAATATTTGGGCCTATTTTACCTGTAATTAGCTACAATGAACTGAATGAAGTGATAAGAAAAACAAAGAAGTTACCTAAACCATTAGCATTGTATGTATTTACTAATAATAAATCAACAGAAAATAAGGTGTTATCTGAAATTTCATCGGGTGGAGCATGTGTAAATGATGTTATAACACATTTAGTAAATCCTAATTTACCATTTGGTGGAGTTGGAAGTTCTGGGATAGGATCTTATCATGGATATAATAGCTTTCTTACTTTTTCACATGAAAAAAGTGTACTTAAAAAAAGTGATAAACTAGATATAACGCTATTATTTCCACCGTATAATAAAAGAAAATTAAACATAATAAAAAAGTTTATGAAATAA